The Vicia villosa cultivar HV-30 ecotype Madison, WI linkage group LG1, Vvil1.0, whole genome shotgun sequence genome includes a region encoding these proteins:
- the LOC131606840 gene encoding transcription factor bHLH19-like, whose amino-acid sequence MIQISSSNYIPEFGIDDTSLFQAMDSFAFDFDDIPYFNSFSSSTPESTNSSHNINNHKKRFYSESTQNSSFPVESPDQSVVSATPPTKASPSSKIISFDNMHTKAKKPKTESGYGENLNFGGDYDKQESKVATTITNRNPIQARDHVIAERKRRQKLNQKLITLSSILPGLKKMDKATILEDAISHLKQLKERVQSLEEQVADRKVESAVFVKRSILFSDDDCDENSDQSLPKIEARVSGKDMLIRIHCHKHTGRIPTAILNKLEKHHLTIQSSSFLPFGSNYVDITIVAQMNKEYCLTIKDLIRSINQVLMQLI is encoded by the exons ATGATTCAAATTTCGTCGTCCAACTACATACCTGAATTT GGAATAGATGACACTAGTTTGTTTCAAGCAATGGATTCATTTGCATTCGACTTTGATGATATTCCATATTTCAACTCTTTCTCATCATCTACACCTGAGAGTACTAATTCCTCTCATAACATTAATAATCACAAGAAGCGATTCTATTCCGAAAGCACGCAAAACAGCTCTTTCCCAGTGGAAAGTCCTGATCAATCTGTTGTCTCTGCAACACCACCAACAAAGGCTTCTCCATCTTCCAAAATCATTTCTTTTGATAATATGCATACAAAGGCTAAGAAGCCTAAAACCGAGTCTGGATATGGTGAAAACTTGAATTTTGGAGGTGACTATGATAAACAAGAGAGCAAGgttgcaacaacaataacaaacagAAACCCGATCCAAGCACGAGATCATGTAATAGCTGAACGAAAACGAAGGCAAAAGCTTAACCAGAAATTAATTACCCTTTCCTCCATTCTTCCTGGACTCAAAAAG ATGGACAAGGCAACTATTCTAGAAGATGCTATAAGTCATCTAAAGCAATTAAAAGAACGAGTCCAGTCTTTAGAGGAACAAGTAGCTGATAGAAAAGTCGAATCCGCAGTTTTTGTTAAGAGATCTATTCTCTTCTCCGATGATGATTGCGATGAAAACTCAGACCAATCACTCCCGAAAATAGAAGCTAGAGTTTCTGGAAAAGACATGCTCATCAGAATCCACTGTCACAAACACACCGGCCGAATTCCTACCGCAATACTCAACAAACTCGAAAAACATCATCTCACCATTCAGAGTAGTTCTTTTTTACCATTTGGAAGTAACTATGTTGACATAACCATTGTTGCTCAGATGAATAAAGAATATTGCTTGACGATAAAAGATCTCATAAGAAGCATAAATCAGGTTTTGATGCAGCTCATTTGA
- the LOC131643311 gene encoding uncharacterized protein LOC131643311 translates to MGFGFKWLKWMESCVFSSYTSILINGNLTKDFKLEKGLRQGDPLSPFLFVLVTEALAGLMRKAEEQGIYRGFKCNGVEDVSLVQFTDDTVLIADGKSDNFWAMKVVLRGFQLMTGLTINFLKSKLYGSNVCEWLMEAGSDFLNCDRDAYPFKYLGVKVGDSPRKVSMWRDLIEQLKKRLATWKGMHLNMVGRVTMINVILNAIPIFSLSFYRAPDSVIKEIRKIQSNFLWHNSEGSRTIHVVSWNSVCNPKDKGGLAELREWLEGSSLNRDEADIHEWRLTEDGIFSVKSCYVLLFKGLMRAPTCQGDTARAVESLWKVEAPAKLKFFGWRVLINRIASKDNLIKRNINVVSQDPSCIFCHFALENIDHLFASFPFADSLWKKISVWLDVDEFVSVEELKHVFLYSDKIMNRMKRKIVEVVWLEAIWSIWLVRNDSVFNQANPSFVECLSAIIFRPWIWLPSCSKLSLGCNFATWNTHPFLCFGS, encoded by the exons ATGGGTTTTGGTTTCAAGTGGCTCAAATGGATGGAAAGTTGTGTTTTTTCGAGCTATACTTCAATTCTAATCAATGGTAACTTGACTAAGGACTTTAAGTTGGAAAAGGGGCTAAGGCAGGGAGATCCGCTTTCACCGTTCCTCTTTGTATTGGTTACGGAAGCGCTAGCTGGTCTGATGAGAAAGGCAGAGGAGCAAGGAATTTATAGGGGTTTTAAATGTAATGGTGTTGAAGATGTGAGCCTTGTGCAATTCACGGACGATACAGTCTTAATAGCAGACGGAAAAAGTGATAATTTCTGGGCAATGAAGGTAGTTCTGAGGGGTTTCCAGCTTATGACGGGGCTAACGATTAATTTCCTAAAGAGTAAACTTTATGGATCCAATGTGTGTGAATGGCTTATGGAGGCAGGGTCTGATTTCTTGAACTGTGACAGGGATGCATATCCGTTTAAATACCTTGGAGTCAAGGTTGGCGACAGTCCTCGTAAAGTTTCTATGTGGAGGGATTTAATTGAGCAGTTAAAAAAAAGGCTGGCTACTTGGAAAGGAATGCACCTGAATATGGTGGGTCGAGTAACGATGATCAATGTTATTTTGAATGCGATACCGATTTTCTCGTTATCTTTCTATAGAGCTCCGGATAGTGTGATCAAAGAGATTCGTAAGATACAAAGTAACTTTCTATGGCATAACTCAGAAGGCAGCCGTACTATCCATGTGGTAAGTTGGAATTCTGTGTGTAATCCGAAAGACAAGGGAGGTCTCG CGGAATTGAGGGAGTGGTTAGAGGGTAGCTCTTTGAATAGAGACGAGGCCGATATCCACGAGTGGAGGCTAACGGAAGACGGTATCTTTAGCGTTAAATCCTGCTATGTTTTGTTGTTCAAAGGGTTGATGAGGGCTCCCACTTGTCAAGGGGATACGGCTAGAGCAGTGGAGTCTCTTTGGAAGGTCGAAGCTCCGGCAAAATTGAAATTCTTTGGATGGAGAGTTTTGATCAATAGAATAGCATCTAAGGATAACCTTATCAAGCGCAATATTAATGTGGTAAGTCAAGATCCTTCATGTATTTTCTGTCATTTTGCTTTGGAAAACATCGACCATCTTTTCGCTTCTTTCCCCTTTGCGGATAGTCTGTGGAAGAAAATTTCTGTTTGGTTGGATGTTGATGAATTCGTATCGGTTGAGGAGTTAAAGCATGTTTTTCTATATTCGGATAAGATCATGAATAGGATGAAGAGGAAAATTGTAGAAGTGGTGTGGTTAGAGGCTATATGGAGCATTTGGTTAGTTAGGAACGATAGCGTCTTTAACCAAGCCAATCCGTCTTTTGTTGAATGTTTGTCTGCTATTATTTTTAGACCTTGGATTTGGCTACCGTCTTGTAGTAAGTTAAGTCTGGGTTGTAACTTTGCTACTTGGAATACTCACCCTTTTCTTTGTTTTGGGAGTTGA
- the LOC131606829 gene encoding transcription factor bHLH19-like, with product MIQISSSKYMPEFGMEDTRLFEAMDSFAFDFDDIPYFNSFSASTPESTNSSHNNKRFHSESTQNNSFPNESPNQSVASATPPTKLQLKASSSSKIISFDNKEVKKPKTELEYGENLNFGSEYDKRDNKVVTTITNRNPIQARDHVLAERKRRQKLNQKLITLSSILPGLKKMDKATILEDAINHLNQLKERVKSLEEQVADRKVESAVYLKRSILFSDDDCDEYSDQSVPKIEARVSGKDMLIRIHCHKHTGRIPTAILNKLEKLDLTIQSSSVLQFGSNYIDITIVAQMNKEYCLTIKDLIRSISQVLKQLV from the exons ATGATTCAAATTTCGTCTTCCAAGTACATGCCTGAATTT GGAATGGAAGACACTCGTTTGTTTGAAGCAATGGATTCATTTGCATTTGACTTTGATGATATTCCATATTTCAACTCTTTCTCAGCTTCCACACCTGAGAGTACTAATTCTTCTCATAATAATAAGAGATTCCATTCCGAAAGCACACAAAACAACTCTTTCCCCAATGAAAGTCCTAATCAATCTGTTGCCTCTGCAACACCGCCAACAAAGCTACAACTCAAGGCTTCTTCATCTTCCAAGATCATTTCTTTTGATAATAAGGAGGTTAAGAAGCCTAAAACTGAGTTGGAGTACGGTGAAAACTTGAATTTTGGAAGTGAGTATGATAAACGAGACAACAAGGTTGTGACAACGATAACGAACAGAAACCCGATCCAAGCACGAGATCATGTATTAGCTGAAAGAAAACGAAGGCAAAAGCTTAACCAGAAATTAATTACTCTTTCCTCTATTCTTCCTGGACTCAAAAAG ATGGACAAGGCAACTATTTTGGAAGATGCTATAAATCATCTAAATCAATTAAAAGAACGAGTCAAGAGTTTAGAAGAACAAGTAGCTGATAGAAAAGTTGAATCTGCAGTTTATTTGAAGAGATCTATCCTCTTCTCCGATGATGATTGTGACGAATACTCAGACCAATCAGTCCCGAAAATAGAAGCAAGAGTTTCTGGAAAAGACATGCTCATCAGAATCCACTGTCACAAACACACCGGCCGAATTCCGACCGCAATACTTAACAAACTCGAAAAACTTGATCTCACAATTCAGAGTAGTTCCGTTTTACAATTTGGAAGTAACTATATTGACATAACCATTGTTGCTCAGATGAATAAAGAATATTGCTTGACAATAAAAGATCTCATAAGAAGCATAAGTCAGGTTTTGAAACAGCTCGTTTGA
- the LOC131606818 gene encoding transcription factor NAI1-like, producing the protein MDKKTKKPKTESGYGENLNFGSEYDKRENKVATTITNRNPIQARDHVIAERKRREKLNQKLITLSSILPGLKKMDKATILEDAISHLKQLKQRVKSLEEQVADRKVESAVYVKRSILFSDDDCDEYSDQSVPKIEARVS; encoded by the exons ATGGATAAGAAGACTAAGAAGCCTAAAACCGAGTCTGGCTATGGTGAAAACTTGAATTTTGGAAGTGAGTATGATAAACGAGAGAACAAGGTTGCGACAACGATAACCAACAGAAACCCGATCCAAGCGAGAGATCATGTAATAGCTGAAAGAAAACGAAGGGAAAAGCTTAACCAGAAATTAATTACTCTTTCCTCCATTCTTCCTGGACTCAAAAAG ATGGACAAGGCAACTATTCTAGAAGATGCTATAAGTCATCTAAAGCAATTAAAACAACGAGTCAAGAGTTTAGAGGAACAAGTAGCTGATAGAAAAGTTGAATCTGCAGTTTATGTGAAGAGATCTATCCTCTTCTCCGATGATGATTGTGACGAATACTCAGACCAATCAGTCCCAAAAATAGAAGCAAGAGTTTCTTGA